CGGCGTTTACTTCTTTTTCCAGGGCAGCATCTTTTTTCGGGATAATGCCTTCCATGGTGCCTTGCCATACCAGTTCGTCTTTGCTGGGGTCCACGAGGTGCACCGAAACCGTGCCTTGGCGGTAGCGGCCTACTTCTACTTGCTGACTTTTCCAGGAATAACGGCGTTGTCCGATGTATTTAGGCGCATCCGTCCGGAAGTCGGTTTGGCGGGTTTGTACTTTTTCGGTGGTAACAATGCCCAGGTTAATAAGTAAATCCGGGTTAGTGGGCGCTAGCGTTAATCCTTTGGCCGTTAATTGTTGCTGGATGGCGTTTTTTAGTATGGCAATGCGGTTGTTGTACTGTGCATCTACGGGTTCGCCGTTGTTGGTAA
The sequence above is a segment of the Adhaeribacter swui genome. Coding sequences within it:
- a CDS encoding DUF4136 domain-containing protein translates to MKNIFFVLLVLTGLWGCSAARVSNIEATDNFTLTNYKTFNFYEVTNNGEPVDAQYNNRIAILKNAIQQQLTAKGLTLAPTNPDLLINLGIVTTEKVQTRQTDFRTDAPKYIGQRRYSWKSQQVEVGRYRQGTVSVHLVDPSKDELVWQGTMEGIIPKKDAALEKEVNAGVTKLFSKL